Proteins encoded by one window of Chondromyces crocatus:
- a CDS encoding ATP synthase F0 subunit B, whose product MNLHHLAPFASGAISVDFDLTFLAQLVLFTFFILLLKPLLFDPLLRVFEERERRIDGAKAEAREMDEEAGALLTRYEQELEKIQQEAGQERERLRREAAALEAKVLAEAREETARFLEQGKARIATEVAQMRKELAEAQPALAAEIASRVLGREVRS is encoded by the coding sequence GTGAACCTCCATCACCTCGCACCCTTCGCGTCCGGCGCCATCTCCGTCGATTTCGATCTGACGTTCTTGGCGCAGCTGGTCCTGTTCACCTTCTTCATCCTCCTGCTGAAGCCTCTGCTCTTCGATCCGCTGCTGCGGGTCTTCGAGGAGCGAGAGCGGCGCATCGATGGCGCCAAGGCCGAAGCGCGCGAGATGGATGAGGAGGCTGGCGCCCTCCTGACCCGCTACGAGCAGGAACTCGAGAAGATCCAGCAAGAAGCGGGGCAAGAGCGCGAGCGACTTCGCCGCGAAGCGGCGGCTCTGGAAGCGAAGGTCCTCGCGGAGGCCCGCGAGGAGACGGCCCGCTTCCTGGAACAGGGGAAGGCGCGGATCGCGACCGAGGTCGCGCAGATGCGCAAGGAACTCGCCGAAGCTCAGCCCGCGCTCGCGGCCGAGATTGCTTCGCGCGTGCTTGGACGAGAGGTGCGCTCGTGA
- a CDS encoding tRNA-(ms[2]io[6]A)-hydroxylase, with protein sequence MLCLTTRTDPRWAEIALANLPALLVDHAHCEMKAASNALSLATRCAAVLTGPDAPVGVKVLRTLVELAEEELRHYRALLDELDRRGLSIGTPEVDAYAGELRKVAALRHSRSARDVMGDRLLVGALIEARSCERFRLLADAFAARQHELAPLYEDLFASEARHYRTFTDLAADVLGDTGVARARLGELARAEGEIAARLGGVPAIHG encoded by the coding sequence GTGCTCTGTCTGACCACACGAACCGATCCGCGCTGGGCCGAGATCGCGCTGGCGAACCTGCCAGCGCTCCTCGTCGACCATGCTCACTGCGAGATGAAGGCGGCGTCCAACGCGCTTTCGCTCGCCACCCGCTGCGCCGCCGTGTTGACCGGTCCCGACGCGCCCGTCGGGGTGAAGGTGCTGCGCACGCTGGTCGAGCTGGCCGAGGAGGAGCTTCGACACTACCGGGCGCTCCTCGACGAGCTGGACCGGAGAGGGTTGAGCATCGGGACGCCGGAGGTGGACGCCTACGCGGGCGAGCTGCGGAAGGTGGCGGCGCTCCGGCACAGTCGGAGCGCACGGGACGTGATGGGAGACCGCTTGCTCGTCGGTGCGCTGATCGAGGCGCGCTCGTGCGAGCGGTTCAGGTTGCTGGCCGACGCTTTCGCGGCGCGCCAGCACGAGCTGGCGCCGCTCTATGAGGATCTCTTTGCCTCGGAAGCCAGACACTACCGGACGTTCACGGATCTTGCAGCCGACGTGCTGGGCGACACGGGGGTCGCACGTGCGAGGCTCGGTGAGCTCGCTCGGGCCGAGGGAGAAATCGCCGCGCGCCTGGGGGGCGTCCCGGCAATCCACGGCTAG
- a CDS encoding PIN domain-containing protein: MAYLLDAATLAEILRSAPSRHLVRRLASVPTRDRWTSVISVSQLLVAARRSQHPRLMQDILQLVSAVKVASFDLVAAQAFAKFRATVAPQGDPDDAMIAAIATVHDFTLVTRRPTDFTRYPRLRVEDWTA; this comes from the coding sequence ATGGCCTACCTCCTCGATGCGGCGACGCTCGCCGAGATTTTGCGCTCGGCGCCTTCGCGGCATCTGGTGCGGCGCCTCGCCAGCGTGCCCACGCGGGATCGGTGGACGAGCGTGATCTCGGTGAGCCAGCTCCTCGTGGCCGCTCGTCGCTCGCAGCACCCGAGGCTGATGCAGGACATCCTGCAGCTCGTGTCGGCGGTGAAGGTGGCGTCCTTCGATCTCGTGGCCGCCCAGGCCTTCGCGAAGTTCCGGGCCACCGTCGCTCCCCAGGGCGACCCGGACGATGCCATGATCGCAGCCATCGCCACGGTCCACGACTTCACCCTGGTCACCCGCCGGCCCACCGACTTCACCCGGTATCCTCGTCTCCGCGTGGAGGACTGGACCGCCTGA
- a CDS encoding F0F1 ATP synthase subunit delta — MSFDSIARRYARAIFEIGKEAGTLPRLAQEISEFSATYGGHEELRTVLDNPLLPEAQRDALLVELCNRMSLSETTQRTLRLLGQRRRLPALPDIARQLSRLADEDQSLVRAVVTSAGPLGEAYLARLRTEIEKATGKKVTITHKQDPSLIAGVVTKIGDQVIDGSVRARLSNFRESLLRT, encoded by the coding sequence ATGAGCTTCGACAGCATCGCGCGACGGTACGCGCGCGCCATCTTCGAAATTGGCAAGGAGGCAGGCACGCTGCCGCGCCTGGCCCAGGAGATCAGCGAGTTCAGCGCGACCTACGGGGGTCACGAGGAACTGCGGACCGTGCTCGACAATCCGCTCCTCCCCGAAGCGCAACGAGACGCGCTGCTCGTGGAGCTGTGCAACCGCATGAGCCTGTCGGAGACGACGCAGCGAACGCTCCGGCTCCTCGGTCAGCGCCGGCGCTTGCCCGCCCTTCCGGACATCGCCCGGCAGCTCTCTCGGCTCGCCGACGAGGACCAGAGCCTCGTCCGCGCCGTGGTGACCAGCGCCGGTCCCCTGGGTGAGGCTTACCTCGCTCGACTCCGGACGGAGATTGAAAAAGCGACCGGAAAAAAGGTCACGATCACTCACAAGCAGGACCCTTCCCTCATCGCCGGCGTGGTGACGAAGATCGGCGATCAGGTCATCGACGGCAGCGTCCGCGCTCGCCTGTCGAACTTCCGCGAGTCCCTGCTCCGCACCTGA
- the atpA gene encoding F0F1 ATP synthase subunit alpha: MQLRAEEISQIIKKQIQNIDKTALVSETGTVLTVGDGIARVHGLTRAMAGELIEFTGGDGTTLMGLVLNLEQDNVGAAIFGDTSVIKEGDSVRRTGRIMEVTVGEETVGRVVNALGLPIDGKGPLESKVRRRVEVKAPGIIQRQPVTEPMQTGLKAIDAMIPIGRGQRELIIGDRQTGKTAVAVDAIINQKGKGVFCVYVAIGQKLSTVRQVVDRLESQGAMEYTTVVAATASETAPLQYIAPYTGVTLGEFFRDSGRHALVIYDDLSKQAVAYRQLSLLLRRPPGREAYPGDVFYLHSRLLERAAKMADIFYVVKKGTKIEGGDLNYRGVDEKAHIGAHGMSEARASLYQLIDKDNAEKLEKALKDEKKDEIKKLEQLLSDKAKASDYEIIREPQSGGSLTALPVIETQAGDVSAYIPTNVISITDGQIFLESDLFFSGVRPAINVGISVSRVGGNAQTKAMKSVAGTLRLDLAQYRAMAAFAQFASDLDAKTRSQLERGARMVEILKQGQYVPLPVEKQVLIIYAGVNGYLDDLPVASLSQFESELNGFVEQKHPQIFKDIAEKKALNDELKGQINEVIKAFKKRFVVESGSAQGSSGTSVEDEDEDEDEDVAPKKAAKKGK, from the coding sequence ATGCAGCTCCGCGCCGAAGAGATCTCCCAGATCATCAAGAAGCAGATTCAGAACATCGACAAGACCGCGCTGGTAAGCGAGACGGGCACGGTACTGACCGTCGGTGACGGTATCGCTCGTGTCCACGGACTCACGCGGGCCATGGCCGGCGAGCTGATCGAGTTCACCGGAGGTGATGGAACGACCCTGATGGGGCTCGTGCTGAACCTCGAACAGGACAACGTGGGCGCTGCCATCTTCGGTGACACCAGCGTCATCAAGGAAGGCGACTCCGTTCGTCGTACGGGCCGCATCATGGAAGTGACGGTCGGCGAGGAGACGGTCGGCCGCGTGGTCAATGCGCTCGGTCTGCCCATCGACGGCAAGGGACCGCTCGAGTCCAAGGTGCGTCGCCGCGTCGAGGTCAAGGCGCCGGGAATCATCCAGCGTCAGCCGGTCACCGAGCCGATGCAGACGGGGCTCAAGGCCATCGACGCGATGATCCCCATCGGTCGTGGTCAGCGCGAGCTGATCATCGGCGACCGTCAGACGGGCAAGACCGCCGTCGCCGTGGACGCGATCATCAACCAGAAGGGCAAGGGCGTCTTCTGCGTGTACGTCGCCATCGGGCAGAAGCTCTCGACGGTGCGTCAGGTCGTGGATCGCCTCGAGAGCCAGGGCGCCATGGAGTACACGACCGTGGTTGCCGCCACGGCGAGCGAGACCGCGCCGCTCCAGTACATCGCGCCGTATACCGGCGTGACCCTGGGCGAGTTCTTCCGCGACAGCGGCCGGCATGCACTGGTCATCTACGATGACCTCTCCAAGCAGGCCGTCGCGTACAGGCAGCTCTCGCTGCTGCTGCGCCGCCCGCCGGGCCGTGAGGCCTACCCGGGCGACGTCTTCTATCTCCACTCCCGCCTCCTGGAGCGCGCGGCGAAGATGGCCGACATCTTCTACGTCGTGAAGAAGGGGACCAAGATCGAGGGTGGCGATCTCAATTATCGCGGTGTGGACGAGAAAGCCCACATCGGCGCGCATGGCATGTCCGAGGCGCGGGCGTCACTCTACCAGCTCATCGACAAGGACAACGCGGAGAAGCTCGAGAAGGCGCTGAAGGACGAGAAGAAGGACGAGATCAAGAAGCTCGAGCAGCTCCTCTCCGACAAGGCGAAGGCGAGCGACTACGAGATCATCCGGGAGCCCCAGTCGGGCGGCTCGCTGACCGCGCTCCCGGTCATCGAGACCCAGGCAGGTGACGTGTCGGCTTACATCCCTACGAACGTCATCAGCATCACGGACGGGCAGATCTTCCTCGAGTCCGACCTGTTCTTCTCGGGTGTCCGGCCGGCCATCAACGTCGGTATCTCCGTCAGCCGCGTCGGTGGTAACGCGCAGACGAAGGCGATGAAGTCGGTCGCCGGTACGCTGCGTCTCGACCTGGCGCAGTACCGCGCCATGGCCGCGTTCGCGCAGTTTGCATCGGACCTCGACGCGAAGACCCGCTCGCAGCTGGAGCGCGGTGCGCGCATGGTCGAGATCCTGAAGCAGGGGCAGTACGTCCCGCTGCCCGTCGAGAAGCAGGTCCTCATCATCTACGCTGGCGTCAACGGCTACCTCGACGACCTGCCGGTGGCTTCGCTCAGCCAGTTCGAGTCCGAGCTGAACGGCTTCGTCGAGCAGAAGCATCCGCAGATCTTCAAGGACATCGCCGAGAAGAAGGCCCTCAACGACGAGCTGAAGGGCCAGATCAACGAGGTCATCAAGGCTTTCAAGAAGCGCTTCGTGGTGGAAAGCGGCTCTGCCCAGGGCTCGTCCGGGACCTCTGTGGAGGATGAGGACGAGGACGAGGACGAGGACGTGGCGCCGAAGAAGGCTGCAAAGAAGGGGAAGTAG